In Deltaproteobacteria bacterium, a single genomic region encodes these proteins:
- the pyrF gene encoding orotidine-5'-phosphate decarboxylase, producing MRLLQTNPIIFALDVGTWDEAKRFVEELKEWVWGFKIGKELFTWMGPKVVEMVQEKGGKVFLDLKYHDIPATVARASAMATRLRVAMFNLHTLGGVEMMRMAVEASHELAQKEGLPSPKILGVTVLTSLRAVDLRELGIARSLEEEVVQLAKLAQRVGLDGVIASPQEIRPLREVCGEDIIIVTPGVRPQKSLRHDQARVMTPKEAVKAGADYLVIGRPIRDAADPLEATKEILKEIRSGT from the coding sequence GTGAGACTTCTGCAGACCAACCCGATTATCTTTGCCTTAGATGTAGGGACCTGGGATGAGGCCAAACGGTTCGTGGAGGAGCTGAAGGAATGGGTGTGGGGTTTCAAGATAGGAAAAGAACTCTTTACTTGGATGGGACCCAAAGTTGTAGAGATGGTTCAGGAGAAGGGGGGAAAGGTCTTTCTCGACTTAAAATATCATGATATCCCTGCGACAGTGGCCAGGGCATCTGCTATGGCGACCCGGTTACGTGTCGCCATGTTTAACCTCCATACCTTGGGGGGCGTGGAGATGATGCGCATGGCAGTGGAGGCCTCCCATGAGCTGGCCCAAAAGGAGGGTCTGCCGTCTCCAAAGATATTGGGGGTTACCGTTTTAACCAGCCTGCGGGCAGTTGATCTCCGAGAGCTGGGTATTGCGAGATCTTTAGAGGAAGAGGTTGTCCAGCTAGCCAAGCTGGCCCAAAGGGTTGGGCTGGATGGGGTGATCGCTTCCCCTCAGGAGATAAGGCCTCTGCGGGAGGTCTGCGGTGAGGATATCATTATCGTTACCCCGGGTGTGAGACCGCAGAAAAGTCTGCGACACGATCAGGCTAGGGTGATGACCCCTAAGGAGGCGGTGAAGGCAGGAGCCGATTATCTGGTAATCGGCCGTCCAATTAGAGATGCGGCCGATCCCTTGGAGGCAACCAAAGAGATCCTTAAGGAGATCAGATCAGGGACTTAA
- a CDS encoding IclR family transcriptional regulator, giving the protein MAKREKSSYIIKSVANALDLLEEFSADVRELGVTELSRRLRLHKNNVFRLLATLELRGYIEQNRETENYRLGLKSLELGQTYLRQIGLVRQARPILEELAKNCDENAGLGIIRQNSMVYLDVVETEQTVRVASRIGWRLPVYCSAIGKAQIAFKSESEIEKIISWGDMKKFTENTITGREKFLQHIKEIREKGYAVDNEEYERGVKCVGVPVWDYTQNVVAGISVAGPAFRLTKEVLEKKIIPAILEAGREISKRLGYET; this is encoded by the coding sequence ATGGCTAAAAGAGAAAAATCGAGTTATATCATCAAGTCTGTGGCAAATGCCTTGGATCTCTTGGAGGAGTTCAGCGCAGATGTGAGGGAATTAGGGGTTACAGAGTTGAGCAGGAGACTAAGGTTACATAAAAACAATGTCTTTCGCCTGCTTGCCACCTTAGAACTCAGGGGGTACATAGAACAAAATAGGGAGACAGAAAACTATCGTCTGGGGCTTAAAAGTCTTGAGTTGGGGCAGACATACCTGCGACAGATAGGTCTGGTGAGGCAGGCAAGACCCATTCTCGAAGAACTGGCCAAGAACTGCGATGAAAACGCTGGATTGGGAATAATTCGCCAGAACTCTATGGTCTATCTGGATGTAGTGGAGACAGAGCAAACAGTTCGGGTAGCATCGAGAATTGGATGGAGGCTTCCCGTTTATTGTTCGGCCATCGGCAAGGCCCAAATAGCCTTTAAATCTGAGTCCGAAATAGAAAAGATCATCTCTTGGGGTGATATGAAGAAGTTTACTGAGAATACAATAACGGGAAGGGAAAAATTTCTCCAGCATATAAAGGAGATTAGAGAGAAGGGATACGCTGTGGACAATGAGGAATATGAACGGGGGGTAAAATGTGTGGGTGTACCCGTTTGGGATTATACGCAGAATGTGGTGGCCGGGATATCGGTTGCTGGCCCAGCCTTTCGCCTTACGAAAGAGGTCTTGGAGAAGAAGATCATCCCCGCAATCCTGGAAGCTGGCAGAGAGATATCAAAGAGGCTGGGTTATGAGACATAG